AAATCTCTGACTGGTCAAATAACCCTCATCTCCAATACAAAAATGAAGAATTGAGAGAGATTTTAAACGAAGCAATAAATTCCTTACCTCCGAAATATAAAACTATTTTTATATTACACGATATAGAAGGACTTTCATTATCAGAAATATCAGAAATTCTTTCACTATCAATACCAACTATAAAAACAAGAATTCACAGAAGCAGATTGTATTTAAGGGAAAAACTATCAGAATATTTTAAAAGGAAAGGAAATTAAAATGGATTGCAGAGAGATTATAAAACTTATATCTGACTACATTGATAAAGAAATAGAACAGACAAAAAAAGAAATACTTGAAGAACATATTAAAATCTGCAAAAAATGTGAATCTATTTTAAATACTACTGAAAAAACCTTATTCCTTTCAAGAAAGATTTATAAAAATAAAAAAATCCCAAAAAAAATAGAAAAGACACTTTATTATCAAATAAGAATAAGATATAAAAAGTGAAACCAACCTCCTTTTCTGCTCATCTAAAAAATGAAAAAACAGGAAAGGAGGTGATGAAAAATGGCAAAACTCGCAAGATGGAATCCAATAAAAGAAGTTCTTGATTTAAGAGATGATTTTGACAGATTAATTGATAGATTCTTCTCAAAAGATTTTGATATTTGGGAAGGACCGAGACCTTTTGATGTAGACATATATGAGGAGGCAGATAATGTTGTTGTAAAAGCAGAAATCCCGGGTATGAATAAGGAAGACATCACTGTTTCACTGACCGAGGATACAGTTACCATATCCGGGAAAAAAGCAGAGGAAAAGAAGATAGAAAAAGAAAATTATTTCAGAAAAGAAATCCGCACAGGAAGTTTCTCCAGAAGTTTTACTCTTCCATGTGCAGTGGATAAGGAAAAAGTAAAAGCCACTTACAAAAATGGCATCCTTGAGATAGTCCTTCCCAAATCAGAAAAAGCAAAGGAAAAAGAAATAAAGGTAGAAGTTGAATAATAACTATTCTGAAAAAGGGGGGCTTTTCCCCCTTTTTTATTTTATTAGAAATATTACCCACTTAAATAATTTTTGAAAAACAGAAAATATTTGGTGTAAAATAAACGGAAATGAAAAAAGTAATAACAATTGGTGCTGGACCTGCCGGGCTTTCTGCGGGTATTTTTTTGTGCAGGGATAAAATCCCGACATTAATTATTGAGAAACTTTCTCCTGGTGGAAATATGCTTCTTACAGAAATTATAGAAAACTATCCCGGTTTTCCTGATGGAATAAGTGGTTTTGCGCTGGCAGAAAATATGAGAAAACAATTTTTAAAATTTGGTGGAGAAATAAAAACAGGAGAAGTTGAAAAAATTGAATTAAAAGATAATGAAAAAATAGTTATAATGAGAAATGGAGAAATATTAAAATGTGATGTTCTTATAATCGCCTCAGGTTCTTCAAGAAAAAAATTAAATGTGAAGGGAGAAGAAGAACTCATGGGAAAAGGAGTATCTTACTGTGCAATATGTGATGGTGCTTTCTTCAGGAATAAAGATGTTGCTGTTGTTGGTGGAGGAGATTCTGCACTTGAAGAAAGTATATATTTAACAAGATTCGCAAATACAGTTTATCTTATACACAGAAGAGAAAATTTAAGAGGAAAAAGATACTTACAGGAAGAAGTAAAAAACAATAAAAAGATAAAACTTATATTACCTTACATTGTTAGAGAAATAAAAGGAAAAGAGAAAGTGGAGAAATTGATTTTGCAGAATACTAAAAATGAGGAAATTATTGATTTAAAAGTTGACGGTATTTTTATTTCAGCAGGACAAAAACCAAATACAGAATTCTTAAATGGAATTGTAAAAACGGATGATAATGGATTTATAATAGTTAATGAAAAAATGGAAACAAATGTACCTGGAATTTATGCATGTGGAGATGTAATTAAAAAATCATTATATCAGATAATAACAGCAGCAAGTGAAGGAATGATTGCTGCTTTCTTTGCAGAAAAATATCTTGAAAAACTATAGGTAATTATAAAATTCTTCTGGTTTGAGCGAATCAAATTTAAATTTATTTTCAATTAAAAATTTCCTTATATCAAGACATAGATGACACTTATTAATATAACCATCCTTTCTTTTATAACCATAACTTTCAGCCCATAAAAGTAAATCATAAATATCAGTCATAAGAAAGTTTAAAATTTTATCACCTGTATTTATTCCATTTTTCAAAACTTCTTCAAATTTTCCAGGAGTTATTCCAGAACAAAAACTTGTTATATAATTTCCATAAAGGTCTATATGAATATGATAAGGATTAAGAAATTCACCAATACAGTTTGCTCCTTTAAACTTTTCTGCCTTAAATTTAACAAACCAGTTTTCCAGTGTATACAAAAATTTTCCTTTTGGTACAATATAATTTTTAAGAAAATTGATAAATTTTTCCTGTCCAATAATTTTTAAACAATCTTCAAAATTCATGGTTCCCCTTATACCCTTTTCTTTAATAATCCTGTATGCATCAATAGTGTAAAAACTCACATTTTCCATTCCAAAAATTTCAAAACTTTTTTTCATGGCAATTTCAAAATTTTCAACAGGTACTTTATTGAGGTAGAATACTGAATAACTTAACATAATAGAATTAAGTCCTCCTTCTTTTATTTTTTTTAATTTTTCTTCAGCAACTTCTTCATTCTTTGCCCAGTAACAATTTGTCTCAACAAAAAACGGGATTTCATATTTTTTTGTCAACTTTACTGCTTCAAGCAAAAGGGGAAAATTGATAAATGGTTCTCCTCCTGTTAAATGCAAGGAGACAAAAGAAGATATGTTTTTCAATATTTTTAAACATTTTTCAAATTTATCTATATCTATCCATTCCATCCAGTTTTTCCTACAATTATATAAGCAGTGTATACAAGATAGATTACATTGATATGAAAGTATAATACCTCCTGAATAAGGAAGAGGTATTTTCATTTTATTTCCAAAAAATTTTTTAGAATTTTTTTCCCTTCTTCTGTTAAAATTGATTCAGGATGAAACTGTACACCAAAAATTTTGTACTCTTTATGTCTTACCCCCATGATTTCATCATCTTCTGTCCATGCTGTTATTTCAAGAGAATTGGGTAAACTTTCTTTTTCTATTACAAGTGAATGATATCTTGTAGCAACAAAAGGATTTTCAATTCCCTCAAAAATATCTTTTCCATTATGATAAATTAAAGATGTTTTCCCGTGCATAAGTTTTTTAGCATAGGTAATCTTGCCCCCAAAAACATATCCAATACACTGATGTCCAAGACATACCCCGAGTATAGGAAATTTATCCTTAAATTTTTCTATTATTTCACATGAAATTCCCGCATTTTCAGGTCTTTTAGGTCCCGGAGAAATAACAATTCTATCAAATTTTATCCTTTCAATTTTTTTAATACTCACATCATTTCTATAAACTATAATTTTTTCTCCAAGTTCTCCGAAATACTGAACAAGGTTATAAACAAAAGAATCGTAATTATCTATCATGAGTACCATTTTTATATCCTTTTTGAAAAATTATAACTTTCAATAAGTGCTTTTGCTTTATTTTCCGTTTCTTCATATTCTTTCTCAGGAACAGAATCAGCAACAATTCCTGCACCCGCCTGTATATATATTTTTTTACCCTTAATTATAAATGTCCTTATAGTTATACAGAAATCCATACTCTTCTGTAAACTGAAATAACCAACAGCACCTCCATAAGGCCCCCTTCTAACTCCCTCTAACTCTTCTATAATCTCCATTGCTCTTATTTTTGGCGCTCCTGTTAATGTACCTGCTGGAAAAGTTGAATTGAATAAATCAACAGAACTTTTGTTTTTCATCAATTTACCTTCTACATTTGAAACAAGATGCATAACATGAGAATATTTTTCTATTTTCATCAACTCTGTAACCCTAACAGTTCCTGGATAGCAAACCTTACCGAGGTCATTTCTTCCAAGGTCAACAAGCATAATATGTTCTGCTTTCTCTTTTTCATCATTCACCAATTCTTCTTCAAGTTTTTTTTCTTCTTTTTCATCTTTTCCTCTCGGTCTTGTCCCTGCAATTGGTCTGACATTTGCAATTCCATTTTCAAGTTTTACAAGTATTTCAGGAGAAGAACCAATCAATTTTAAATCTCCAAGTTCAAGATAAAACATATATGGAGATGGATTCAAACTTCTCAATGCCCTGTATATTTTAAAAACCTCTGTATCAATTTCTCTTTCCCATCTCTGAGAAATAACCGCCTGAATTATATCTCCTTCAAAAATATATTTTTTCACCTTCTCAACATTTTTCAAAAATTCTTCCTTTTTAAAATTGCTTTTAAAATCATCATTTTTCTCTTCAACTTTCCTTTCAATTACTTTAAATGATTTAAAAAATTCACCTGTAAATTTTAAAAGATTCTCTTTTCCTTCATCATAAATCTGTTTTAAAGTTTTATTCTTTTCAACAAATACATTTGTTATTAAAAAAATTTTCCTTTTAAAATGGTCAAAAATTATCAATTTCTTTGGGAAAAAGAAAATAAAATCAGGAATTGAAAGGTCATCCTTACATATCTGTGGAATTTTCTCTATATTTCTCACATAGTCATAAGAAACAAATCCAACAAAACCACCTGTAAAAGAAGGAAGGGGTTTGATTTTAACTGTAGAATATTTTTTTAAAAAGTCATCTATTATCTTTAAAGAATTTTTTTCCTCAAACTTTTCAATTATCCCTTTTGTATAATCTGTAATTTCTACTCTATTTTCCTTTCCCTTGATTATTATTTCAGGATATGAGCCAATAAAAGAATATCTACCTGTTTTTTCTTCTTGCTCAGCGCTTTCAAGAAGAAAATTATAACTTCCTTTTGCAATTTTTAAAAAAGAAGTAACAGGCGTTTCAAAATCAGCAAGAAACCATGTATGAAAAGGAATTACATTTACTTTTTTACTCAAACTTTTAAATTCTTCAAAATCAGGAAATATCTCCATTTTTTAAAGTGTCTGTTCACAGATTATCTTCCAATTTCCATTTCTTTTAACAAGATAAAGAATTTTTCTTGTTTTTGAAGAAAAATTATCTGATGTATAATTCTGTTTGAAAAAAGAGATTGCCATCAGTCCAAATTTCTTTTCCCCATAGGGTAAAATCTGTAAATCAGAAAGTTCAATACTTATATATTTTTTTCCTTTATTAATTCTTTCCTTGTATAATCTCCATTCCTTTTTATTCTTTCCTCCTGTTAAAAATTCATCATCATAAAATTTTATATATTCCTCTATATTTTTACTTTCCCATGCATTTTTCCATCTTTCCACTGTTTCTTTTATCTCCTTAATATACTCAAATTTATTAAACAATTTATCCTGTGAAATACAGATAAAAGTTTCTCCTGTTTTAATGTATGGCATTATCTGTTTCATATCACCATCATTAACAACAATACAACCTTCACTATTGTAAGGCGGTCTCTCTATTGGTGTAGCATGAAACCATATACCATTTCCGTCTTTATTCAATCTTAAATCTATTGGATTTGGATAATTAAGAGGAAAGGCGGCAATCCCGTATTTTGAAGGTAGATTTGGCGGTTCTATTTTTGATGTTAAAAGGTAAGTACCCTCAGGTGTCCTTTTATCTCCTTTTTTCTCCTTATCCCCTTTTTCTGTTCCGGTAGTACATTTAAATTCTTTTATTTCTTTAAAAGTATATCCATCAAATGAAACAATATATAATTTCTGCTCATTTTTTGACACATTTATAAAGCTATATGGATTTAAACCTTCAATCTTTTCCTTTTTCGTTATTTTTTCTTCTTTTTTCTCCTCTATTTTCTTTTCTTCTCTAACAGCAAGTAAATTTTTAATTTTTTCCCTTTCTGATATCGCCATTCCTTTATTATTTTGAGCAAGATATATTTTCAGAAGTATTTTATGAAGATTAATATCATCAGAAATTGCAAGTCCTTCTTCAATATATTCTTTTGCTTTTTTATAATCTCCCTTATTAAGATAATAAAGGGAAAGGTAATAAAAAAGGGATACATCTTTTAAATTGTAATTATATGCCTTTTCAAGTGCTGAAATTCCCTCTTCTTCTCTATTAATCCCCAGAAGTAATTTACCGAGATTATACCAGTAAATTGGATTTTGAGGAGAAAGTTCTGTTGCAATATAATAAAGATTAATTTTTTCCCTTATATCCTGACTTTTTTCTATTCTCTTTTCTATATAAGATAGCGCATTTTTCCTGTCAAAAAGCGAGATTTCAAGTAAAATTTCAGAAACCCTTGGTTGTAAATTTATTTCTTTAAAAATTAAAGCCAGTTCTATTTTTGCTTCTGTCTTTCCAACAGTACTTTCCAGAATCTTTATATATTCTTCTATTATTTCATTATTATTTGGATTCTGTTTTATCGCTTTTCTGTATTCTTCAAGAGAAAGTTTAAAATATCTTCTCGCTTTTTCTTCTGGCTTTTTTATTAAAAATGGTTCACTCTCTTTAATAAGAAAAAAGAAAAAAAATAGAAAAATAACAAGTACCTGTTTTCGTTTCATTCAACTCTTTTTCATTCTATTATTATTGCCTCTACAGGACAACTTTCTGCGGCTTCCTTTACTTTTTCCTCAAGTTCAGAAGGAACATTTGTCAATTTTACAGTTGAAACTGTTTCACCCATTTCAAAAACTTCCGGACAGATATCAACACATAACCCGCAACCAGTACAGAGTTCTTTATCAATTCGTACTTTCATTCTTTCCTCCTTCCTTTTTTAAGATAGTAAATTTTATATTTTTCTTAAAATTTGTCAATATTGCTGGGGGAATAGGACTCGAACCTATACGCCGGGATCCAGAGTCCCGTGTCCTACCAGTTAGACGATCCCCCAGTTTAATTCTTCAATTCAATCCTTTTTCCTTAAAACTATTCTGTAGTCAGTATCTTTTTTAGTAAGAATAATATGTCCTTCTCTTGCAAGCCACCCCAATCCCATTATCAGTAAATCCCTATCCCTTCCTGTTATCTCAATTAATTTAGTCAGAGTGGTTTCATTATATTTTTCAAGATACTGCCATATTTCTCCTGCCACTATTCCTATTTCAGTTATCATTTTACCCCCTTGCTTTTTTTATTTTATCATCTTTCTCCCTTTTTGTGAAGAGTTTTACATCTTGGACATCTGCTTATGTCATTACTTTTACTATCAACATATTCATAAAAACATATAGGACAACACCACAAAGTATTTTCTTCTGTTTTCTCATATTTTCTTCTTTTTTCTAAAAAAATCCACATAAAAAGAATGCATACACTTATTAAAAGATAGATACTTGCTATAAGGTCAATTGATACCTTTATCATTTGAGTTTAAAAACTAATGTTATAATTCCCCAGACATCTTTTTCACTTTCCACAGATTCAAATAACCATTTTTTAAATTTTCTTTCAGCATAGAAATCAATTTCCGGATTACCCGAAGATAAAGAAATTTCTGTATTAAATATTTTTCCTTCCGGATTCACCCAGAATTTTATCTTTACTTTCCCCTCTATTCCTTTTTGTTGAGCCCACAGTGGATAATCAATTTTTTCCCTGTATATAATTTTTCTTGAACCTGCCGGTCCTTCTATCAAATCTTCAGAAGGATTATTCTGTGGAAGATTTAAAACTGGTACTGGTAATGATAATGAACTTATTTTATATTCTGCTTTTTCAACATCAAGGTCAAGTTTCACAGGAGTTATATATTCTTTTTCGCCAACAATATCCTTTGATGTAATATTTTTAATATTCATTGAAGGGACTTCCTCTTCTGTTTTAATTTTTTGACTACCTATGTTCTCCTCTATCTTTTTTGAAACAAAATTAATATTTTCCCTGATTTGTCTTGTTTCCAGAGAAGGATAAATAACAACTTCTATTGGTTTTATTTTTTTTAGAGGGCCTGGCAGTACAATAGAAAAAAGAGATAGCCCAAGAATATGAATAGAAAAACTTATAAAAATTGCTTTAAGAAAAATGGAATTTGTTCTCATTTTAAAATTCTGGCATTGTTGCAACTGCGATTTTTTCAATGCCACAACTTCTTGCCTTATCCATAACACTAACAACTATTCCGTGTTTTGTATCCTTATCTGCTTTAACAATAAGTATTATATTTTCTTTTCTATTCTTTAATTCCTCTTTTAATTCTTTTTCAAATTCTGAAAGATTAACAACCTTCCCTTTAAAATAAATTTTCCCTTCTTCTGTAATATTAACAAAAATCTCTCTCTGTTTTATTATGTCTGTAGTTTCTGCTTTTGGTAACTTTATTTTTATTCCGGGCTGCATAATAAAACTTGAACTTAACATAAAAAATATAATCAACTGGAAAACAACATCTACCATAGGAGTAAGATTTATCTCCCCTTTTACTATCTCACAGTGCCTTTTGAACCTCATAATTTAATTTTACTTTTTATTATCTTTACCATCAAGTTTTGAATTGTTTTTTAAAATGATAAAATGAAAATAATGGAAAAATATATATGTGGAATAGATGAAAATGGTTTTGGTCCTGTTTTAGGTCCGCTTGTAATTACCGGTATCTTAACTTCTGAAGATATAAAAATTCCTGATTATATAAAGGATAGCAAAATTTTTTATAAGAATAAAAAGGACTTAAAAAAAATTGAAGAAATTGCGGTTATTTCTTTTTATATGGTTGAAAATAGGACACCTTCCTCTCCATACGAAATATTTAAAAGATTCAGTTATAAAAAATGTGCCTTTGAAGAAAACCTGTGTGAAAAAAATATCCCCCTTTTTTTTGAAAGTGAAAACATAAAAGAAATTATAAAAAGATACAGTGATCTTCTGAAAGAAAAAGATAAAATTAAAAGAATAGAGGTAAAAACTGTATGCCCGTATTTTTTTAACGATTTTGTAAAGAAAAAAAAATCAAAATTTCTTTTAAATTTATTCAATTTCTGTGAAATAATAAAAGAGATGGAAAACTACAAAAATATAAAATTCTTCTGTGGAAAAATTGGGGGTACCATCTATTACAGAAATTTTCTAAAATATTTTTTACCTGATTATGAAATTTATGCTTTAAAGGAAACTGACGACTTTTCTGAATATAAAATTTCAAAAAAAAATCTTTCTTTTGAACTTGGATTTTATAAGAATGTTGAAAACATATCACCAGTTGCTTCCTTTTCTTCAATAATAGGTAAATATATGAGAGAAATAATTATGAAGAGTATAATAAAAAGTTTGAATATGGATGAGGATATTTCAGGATACAGGGATAGGAAAACAAAAAAATTTATAGAAAAAATTAATTTTTCAAAATTCAGAAAGGAATGCATAATAAGAATTTCCTGAAAGAAAATATTGACAAAAATAAAAAAGGGGGGTATTATTTACTAAAATGAAAAAAGTTATTGAGTTTTATAAAGGATTGAATAAACAGAATAGAATAATATTTTGGGTTTGTGTAGGTGTTATTTTTCTTACAATTT
The genomic region above belongs to bacterium and contains:
- a CDS encoding zf-HC2 domain-containing protein, whose translation is MDCREIIKLISDYIDKEIEQTKKEILEEHIKICKKCESILNTTEKTLFLSRKIYKNKKIPKKIEKTLYYQIRIRYKK
- a CDS encoding Hsp20/alpha crystallin family protein, producing the protein MAKLARWNPIKEVLDLRDDFDRLIDRFFSKDFDIWEGPRPFDVDIYEEADNVVVKAEIPGMNKEDITVSLTEDTVTISGKKAEEKKIEKENYFRKEIRTGSFSRSFTLPCAVDKEKVKATYKNGILEIVLPKSEKAKEKEIKVEVE
- the trxB gene encoding thioredoxin-disulfide reductase, whose amino-acid sequence is MKKVITIGAGPAGLSAGIFLCRDKIPTLIIEKLSPGGNMLLTEIIENYPGFPDGISGFALAENMRKQFLKFGGEIKTGEVEKIELKDNEKIVIMRNGEILKCDVLIIASGSSRKKLNVKGEEELMGKGVSYCAICDGAFFRNKDVAVVGGGDSALEESIYLTRFANTVYLIHRRENLRGKRYLQEEVKNNKKIKLILPYIVREIKGKEKVEKLILQNTKNEEIIDLKVDGIFISAGQKPNTEFLNGIVKTDDNGFIIVNEKMETNVPGIYACGDVIKKSLYQIITAASEGMIAAFFAEKYLEKL
- a CDS encoding radical SAM protein, which produces MKIPLPYSGGIILSYQCNLSCIHCLYNCRKNWMEWIDIDKFEKCLKILKNISSFVSLHLTGGEPFINFPLLLEAVKLTKKYEIPFFVETNCYWAKNEEVAEEKLKKIKEGGLNSIMLSYSVFYLNKVPVENFEIAMKKSFEIFGMENVSFYTIDAYRIIKEKGIRGTMNFEDCLKIIGQEKFINFLKNYIVPKGKFLYTLENWFVKFKAEKFKGANCIGEFLNPYHIHIDLYGNYITSFCSGITPGKFEEVLKNGINTGDKILNFLMTDIYDLLLWAESYGYKRKDGYINKCHLCLDIRKFLIENKFKFDSLKPEEFYNYL
- a CDS encoding aminodeoxychorismate/anthranilate synthase component II — encoded protein: MVLMIDNYDSFVYNLVQYFGELGEKIIVYRNDVSIKKIERIKFDRIVISPGPKRPENAGISCEIIEKFKDKFPILGVCLGHQCIGYVFGGKITYAKKLMHGKTSLIYHNGKDIFEGIENPFVATRYHSLVIEKESLPNSLEITAWTEDDEIMGVRHKEYKIFGVQFHPESILTEEGKKILKNFLEIK
- the trpE gene encoding anthranilate synthase component I; this translates as MEIFPDFEEFKSLSKKVNVIPFHTWFLADFETPVTSFLKIAKGSYNFLLESAEQEEKTGRYSFIGSYPEIIIKGKENRVEITDYTKGIIEKFEEKNSLKIIDDFLKKYSTVKIKPLPSFTGGFVGFVSYDYVRNIEKIPQICKDDLSIPDFIFFFPKKLIIFDHFKRKIFLITNVFVEKNKTLKQIYDEGKENLLKFTGEFFKSFKVIERKVEEKNDDFKSNFKKEEFLKNVEKVKKYIFEGDIIQAVISQRWEREIDTEVFKIYRALRSLNPSPYMFYLELGDLKLIGSSPEILVKLENGIANVRPIAGTRPRGKDEKEEKKLEEELVNDEKEKAEHIMLVDLGRNDLGKVCYPGTVRVTELMKIEKYSHVMHLVSNVEGKLMKNKSSVDLFNSTFPAGTLTGAPKIRAMEIIEELEGVRRGPYGGAVGYFSLQKSMDFCITIRTFIIKGKKIYIQAGAGIVADSVPEKEYEETENKAKALIESYNFSKRI
- a CDS encoding L,D-transpeptidase family protein, with amino-acid sequence MKRKQVLVIFLFFFFFLIKESEPFLIKKPEEKARRYFKLSLEEYRKAIKQNPNNNEIIEEYIKILESTVGKTEAKIELALIFKEINLQPRVSEILLEISLFDRKNALSYIEKRIEKSQDIREKINLYYIATELSPQNPIYWYNLGKLLLGINREEEGISALEKAYNYNLKDVSLFYYLSLYYLNKGDYKKAKEYIEEGLAISDDINLHKILLKIYLAQNNKGMAISEREKIKNLLAVREEKKIEEKKEEKITKKEKIEGLNPYSFINVSKNEQKLYIVSFDGYTFKEIKEFKCTTGTEKGDKEKKGDKRTPEGTYLLTSKIEPPNLPSKYGIAAFPLNYPNPIDLRLNKDGNGIWFHATPIERPPYNSEGCIVVNDGDMKQIMPYIKTGETFICISQDKLFNKFEYIKEIKETVERWKNAWESKNIEEYIKFYDDEFLTGGKNKKEWRLYKERINKGKKYISIELSDLQILPYGEKKFGLMAISFFKQNYTSDNFSSKTRKILYLVKRNGNWKIICEQTL
- a CDS encoding ferredoxin is translated as MKVRIDKELCTGCGLCVDICPEVFEMGETVSTVKLTNVPSELEEKVKEAAESCPVEAIIIE
- a CDS encoding winged helix-turn-helix domain-containing protein, with the translated sequence MITEIGIVAGEIWQYLEKYNETTLTKLIEITGRDRDLLIMGLGWLAREGHIILTKKDTDYRIVLRKKD
- a CDS encoding energy transducer TonB, which produces MRTNSIFLKAIFISFSIHILGLSLFSIVLPGPLKKIKPIEVVIYPSLETRQIRENINFVSKKIEENIGSQKIKTEEEVPSMNIKNITSKDIVGEKEYITPVKLDLDVEKAEYKISSLSLPVPVLNLPQNNPSEDLIEGPAGSRKIIYREKIDYPLWAQQKGIEGKVKIKFWVNPEGKIFNTEISLSSGNPEIDFYAERKFKKWLFESVESEKDVWGIITLVFKLK
- a CDS encoding biopolymer transporter ExbD, translated to MRFKRHCEIVKGEINLTPMVDVVFQLIIFFMLSSSFIMQPGIKIKLPKAETTDIIKQREIFVNITEEGKIYFKGKVVNLSEFEKELKEELKNRKENIILIVKADKDTKHGIVVSVMDKARSCGIEKIAVATMPEF